A single genomic interval of Croceibacter atlanticus HTCC2559 harbors:
- a CDS encoding GSCFA domain-containing protein, whose protein sequence is MQLQTKIPIQEQSPKINYNSSLVLLGSCFVENIGKKIDYFKLKNTLNPFGITFHPLVLERLIKSSLKDKSYSEDDVFQLNERWHCYDAHSVLSDASQSKLINNLNLASKTLKHSLTGASHIIVTLGTAWGYVQQHSTEVVNNCHKVPQKNFKKTLASVDELVVSLKSISATIKAINPEAKLILTVSPVRHIKDGFVENTQSKAHLISAVHKTISATNNTAYFPSYEIMMDELRDYRFYSEDMLHLSQIAVNYIWDQFIAAWFSQEGKDTLNRINDILRGLAHRPFNPSSDAHQKFIKNLQEKIEALQKDCPQIKF, encoded by the coding sequence ATGCAGCTTCAAACAAAAATACCAATACAAGAACAATCTCCTAAAATTAATTATAACTCAAGCTTAGTATTATTAGGTAGTTGTTTTGTTGAAAATATTGGAAAGAAGATTGACTATTTTAAGTTGAAAAACACATTAAATCCGTTTGGTATTACGTTTCATCCATTGGTTTTAGAGCGTCTTATTAAAAGTTCTTTAAAAGATAAATCCTATTCTGAAGATGATGTATTTCAACTTAATGAGCGTTGGCATTGTTATGATGCACATTCAGTATTAAGTGATGCATCTCAATCGAAATTAATTAATAATCTAAACCTTGCTTCTAAAACGTTAAAGCACTCGCTTACAGGCGCCTCACACATTATTGTTACTTTAGGGACAGCTTGGGGTTATGTGCAACAACACTCAACGGAGGTTGTAAACAATTGTCATAAAGTACCACAGAAAAATTTCAAAAAGACTTTAGCTAGTGTAGATGAACTTGTAGTAAGTTTAAAATCTATTTCAGCAACTATTAAAGCCATAAATCCAGAGGCAAAACTTATACTTACAGTCTCTCCTGTTAGGCATATTAAAGACGGCTTTGTGGAGAACACTCAAAGTAAAGCGCATTTAATTTCTGCTGTCCATAAAACAATTTCAGCAACTAATAATACAGCCTACTTTCCATCTTATGAAATTATGATGGATGAGCTAAGAGACTACCGATTTTATAGTGAAGATATGCTGCACCTAAGCCAGATTGCTGTTAACTATATATGGGATCAGTTTATAGCAGCTTGGTTTTCTCAAGAAGGGAAAGATACTTTAAATCGCATAAATGACATTCTAAGAGGTTTAGCTCATAGACCATTTAATCCGAGCTCAGATGCGCATCAAAAATTCATTAAGAACCTTCAGGAAAAAATTGAGGCACTACAAAAGGATTGTCCTCAAATAAAGTTCT